In Fluviicola sp., the sequence AGATGTAGCACCAACGATACTGGATCGCATGCGTATTGCCGCTCCGCTGGAAATGAGCGGAAAAACACTCGTTGCTTTAGACAGTTAAAAAATTCAAAGGGTTTAAATCGTTCAAATTGAACATTTGAACATTTGAACATTTGAACATTTGAACATTTGAACAAAAAAATAGGGATTCAGTATGCTGAACCCCTATTTTTTTATTTCTATTTTCTATTATCTGATCAACTGCAGGAATCCCTGTCCGGTGATTTCTCTTCCCATTAATCCTTTCACGGTATACTGTACAAAGTAAACTCCGTCAGGTGCAAGTGTCCCGTCGATTTTTCCATCCCAGGCAGCATCCAAACCGGTTCCAACGTATACGTTATTTCCCCAACGGTTATTGATTTTGATTTCGATCTCCGTTGCATTCACGGTCGTTAATTTAAACACGTCGTTGTTCTTATCCCCGTTCGGTGTAAAGATGTTCGGAACGATTACACTTGGCTCCGGGAAAATACACGAACCATCGTTTTGAACTGCATTCGGGTTGTAGTTCGTTGCCTGCGGATCAGTACATCCACATTCAACGATCAAAACAGAAGCAAATGCCGTATCTCTGCATGGCCCGTTGATTGCGATTAACGCCTGATCTGCCGAAACCGTAAATGTTTGTGTTTGAGAACTCAGATCAGTTACCGTAACACTGTTTCCATTTCCGAAATACCACTCGTACGTCGTTGCATTCTGACTGTTGTTTGTGAAAGTAACCGTTGTTGGGTTACATCCTGAAATAGTACTCAACGTCATGTCTGCAATTGGACCCGGTTCGCTGTTCAGGAAGATGGAATCTGTCACGGAACAAACGTTGTCGGTAACCGTAAATACATACCATCCCGGAGAAAGGTTTTGCATCACGGATGCGTTAATCTGGCTTGGTCCGCCTGTGCCCGGCCCTTCCCAATGGTATTGAGGGATTCCCGTCATTCCTGCGCCTAAACCGCTTACCGCACCATCCGGTGTACAAGCCGAAGCTGTGTAAGCAATCATCGTATCGATCACCAATGTTTGATTCATGGTTACCGTAACCGTATCGGTGTATGTTCCCAAACAGGCATCCGTAATGGAAACCACGTAATTCGTTACACCGTTTTGAAGAATACTTACCGTATCTTGCGTAGTCGTTGAACTACCGGAAACCCAATCGTAAACATAGGTACCGGAACCTCCTGTTCCAACAGCCGTTAAAATAACTTCGTCGTCAAAACATGCCAGGCTCAGGTCTGTTTCGTTGATTCCAAGCGGAGTAATATCACTTAAATAAAAAGTTGCCGAACTGGTTTGAGGGTTCCCGTATTGATCCACATAATCGATATTAATAGTAACGGTTTCTGTTCCTTCAACAAGCGCATCTGCAATGGTTGAAAAATCCAGGTAGATCGTATCCTGACCTGCAGGCATAAACAATGGGCTTGGCTGAGCAATGTTGTAATCTACTCCGTTTGTTGCCGTACCTGAAGTAGTGAAGTTAATTGTAAGGTCGTATAATGACTGGCAAATACTGCGTGCCAATACAAATCTTGCATCCGAACATGCCTCAATGATTGTATCACTTCCCCCACCTGTGGTATTGGATAACGAAAGGTTAATCGGAGGAGAAGTAAATGAACCTGCTTCCAGGAAAACAACTGTAGACAACGATTGATCCTGCATATCGGCAACCGCAAACTTAAAGTGGTACGTTTCACCGCATGTTACGCTGAAAGTAATGTTCATCGGAACGGTATAACCGTTTAACTGAACGTTCGTATTGCTCGAATTATCTACATAAAATTGAGGATTCAGTCCGGCTGGATTTGAGGCAGCCCCCGATGCAGCGTTTGCCGGGTAAATCGTACTAATGGTAATCGGAAGGTTTGTTCCCGGCACCAGCGCCAGGTTTTGCGATCCTCCCGGAAAACCGGCAGGAGCACTGTAAGGCCCTGTAATGCCCGGTCCGCTGACAAAGAACCCGAATGCGTCATTGTACTGCGAATTGATCCAATATTCGTACTCGTTTGATCCGAAAATAAAATTAAACGAAACCAAATCCGATTCCGGAACGAAATCGAACTCCAGAATACCCACGTCATTCGCATCGTTGATGTTGCTGGCTGCAGGGTTTGTGGTAACTGATTGTGCAACAGCCACCAAATCCGCATTCGTATTCATGGAAAAATCATCCGTACCGAAATTTCCCGGTACCAGGTTGGTTACTCCTCCGGATGATATAACTGTTCCGTCAGCAAAACCAAAACCCGCTACTCCCGTTCCGTCAAAATAACCGATCTGGGCAGGATCTCCGGTAAATGTTACATTGGATACAGTTACACCGAGACCTAATAAATGGTTCGTCACGTAATCTGTAATGGGCTGTCCGCTAGTCACAGAAATTTGGGCATTTCCGTTAAAGCTAACTGACAATAATACAATCGACAGTATTGTAGTAATTTTCTTCATAGTCGTTATAATCTCGTACTTCCTTTAGACTGAAATAATATGTTAAAGGTTGCGTTTCGATGTCAATTATATTAATTTTTGTTTAACTGTTAAATTTTAATCACAATTATTCGATTAAAAACGCTATGATTTAACCAAATTTGCCTGAGAAATAGAAAATTTATGCAAAACACCCAAAAATATATACAGGAATCCAAAGACAAATTCCTGAACGAACTGATTGATTTATTGAAAATTCCAACCGTTTCTGCTGACAGCGCTTACGCAAAGGATGTGATTCGCGGAGCAGAAAAAGTAGCTGAATTCCTGCAGGAAGCAGGTGCTGAAAACGTAGAGATTTGCCCGACCGCCGGACATCCGATTGTTTACGGTGAAAAGATCATTGATCCGGCATTGCCTACAGTGCTTGTATACGGACATTATGATGTGCAGCCTGCGGACCCGATCGATTTGTGGACTTCTCCCCCGTTTGAACCGGTGGTGAAAAAGACGGAAATTCACCCGGAAGGAGCCATCTTCGCACGCGGCGCCTGTGACGATAAAGGACAATTCTTCATGCACGTGAAAGCCTTCGAAGCGATGATGAAAACCAATGAACTTCCATGTAATGTGAAATTCATGATCGAAGGAGAAGAAGAAGTAGGTTCGGTCAACCTGGGTGTTTTCATCAAAGAAAATAAAGCACGTTTGAAAGCCGATATCATTTTGGTTTCGGATACAGGTATGCTTGCAAATGACGTTCCTTCCATCACAACCGGATTGAGAGGTTTGAGCTATGTGGAAGTAGAAGTTACAGGACCGAACCGCGATTTGCATTCCGGGCTTTACGGCGGATGCGTGGCGAATCCAATTAACATCTTAACGAAAATGATTGCTTCGTTGCACGATGAAAATAATCACATTACCATTCCGGGATTTTATGCGGATGTGGTTGAACTAAGCATGGAAGAGCGCGCTGAAATGGCAAAAGCTCCTTACGATGAAGAAGCATACAAAAAAGCATTGGATATTGATGCAGTCTACGGAGAGAAAGGATACACGACACCTGAAAGAGGTTCTATTCGCCCTACACTGGATGTAAACGGAATTTGGGGAGGATATACCGGCGAAGGAGCAAAAACAGTGATTGCTTCCAAAGCTTACGCTAAAATCTCCATGCGTTTGGTACCAAACCAGGAACCGGATAAAATTACGGAGTTGTTTGCCAAACATTTTGAATCCATTGCACCGGCCGGTGTGAAGGTAGTCGTAAATCCGCATCACGGCGGAGAACCGGTAGTTACACCGATCGATTCCATTGCTTACAAAAGTGCTGCAAAAGCTTACGAAGAAACTTTCGGGAAAACACCTATCCCGGTAAGAAGCGGAGGAAGTATTCCGATCATTGCTTTGTTCGAAAAAGAATTGGGCCTGAAAACGGTTATGATGGGCTTTGGCCTGGATTCCGATGCGATCCATTCACCGAACGAGCATTACGGGTTGTTCAATTTTTACAAAGGAATTGAAACCATTCCGTATTTCTTCCATTATTTCAATGAAGCAATGAAGTAAATTATGAAGAAGCTCTTTTTTTTATGTGCGTGTGCGGTCCTTTTAACAGTTTCAAGCTGTGATTTCGAGGAACCGGTGGTTTCGGGATATTCCAATTTCAAATTCGGAAAACTGGAAGGTAAAACCCTGAACGTGAGTTTTGATGCAACAGTTGACAATGACAACGGATACGGTTTCAAAATCAAGAAGGGAGAATTAACCGTTTCGATCAATGACCTGGAGATCGGAGATATTGATTTGACCAAAAAGATCAAGATCAAGCGCAAATCCGAAAACGTTTACACCATTCCGTTGAAGCTTAGTTTGAGTGACGGGGCTTTGTTTCGCATTGCGAAGCTGGTAAGTGCCGACAAATTTGAACTAAAACTTGATGGAAAAGTACGCGGAAGCGTGATGGGATTCGGGAAAACATTCGATATCCACGAAACGCACAATTTATCCAGCGGCGATATCAAATTCGACGGATTGTTACAAGGCATTATGAAAGGTGCAGTACGGGAATGAGTCCTTTAAGTAGTAATAGAAAAGGGCTGTTTCAATTGAAACAGCCCTTTTTAATGATCTAATTTGTCACTTTATCGCAATCAATTAATCCATATCCGTAGGGTGTATTCGGAAGTGGGGCTTGACCTAATCCTTTTGCTGTCGAGCAGATCAGTGATTTTATTACCAAAGGGTTCAGCTTCCCATTCCTTTGTTGCATCTCCTTATTTTTTTGTTTCAATAAAGCTACAAGTCCTGCAACATGCGCACAAGCTGTTCCTGTTCCTGACATTATTCGAAATTCATTATTCAAAAACGTTGAGTAGATATCTACACCAGGGGCAACAACTGATATGTAATTCCAATGTATTTCAGATTTTCCTCCCCTGGAAGAAAAAGCTGAAACCTGTGATGTATTGTCAATTGCTCCAACTGCCATCGGACTCGCAAGTGGCGTGTCGAGTATCCCTGAATTTGCGGGAGCGTTGACATATGAAAACCCCCCATATCCAAACGAATCTCCGGAGGCACAAACCACCATAATATCTGCCTGCTGACATTGCTTAACTCCCACGGAATAAGCTTCTGACGGATTTATCTGACTGGAAACTCCCATGCACATAACATCTATTCCATTTCCAATACACCAATCCATGCCGGCTATTATCCATGTCATTTTACCTTCTGCTCCCCCAACAGAAGTCTTTTCTAATACCTTCACAGCATATAGGGATGCATCCGGGGCTACCCCGCGTATACTTTTGGAACTTTTACCCAAACCGGCAATAATACCAGCTAAATGTGTCCCGTGGCCTTGGTCATCCATATAACTGCTCCAGTTGGGTATGGTGGAAATTCCGCCTTTGATATTAAGCTCCGGATGATTAGCAATCCCTGTACTAAGGATCGCAACATTTACCCCTGTGCCCGTATATCCCTTTGCCCAGGCCTTAGGCGCATTGATCAGCTGCATGTTCCAGGAATAAGAGTCAGATAATGCGGCACGCAATTTTGGTTTTGTATCAGAAGTGTTAGCAGAAAAAGTGGTTCCGGTATCCTCTTCAATAGAAGCGATCTTCGGATTAGTTTTTAAGACTTGTACATCCTTTTCACTTAGCATATGAGAACTAATTCCCAAGTTCCGGAAGTGATAATTGCTGCTCTCATTGATGATTGTATCGGCTGAAAACTCTTTAATCGAATTATTCGTTCCAAACAATGTGTTGATCTTTTGGAGAGTTAAGTCTTTGTCTTTGTAGGTAATTAAATAACGTTTTTTCATACGCGATGTGAATAGTTAAAGTTTAAGTTCCATCTGAATTCCAAGAGGAAAACAACACGGTAAATATATCAAAATAACCGATTCCCAACTAGTACCAAAAAAGCCCTAACATCAAATGTCAGGGCCTTCAAATTTTGTTTTTTTATATTACTTCGCCAGTAAGTTTCTCCAGCTTACTTTCTCATCGATTTTTGCTCTTAATTCAGAGATTGCAATGCGCTCCTGTTCCATCGTATCACGATCACGGATTGTCACCGTATTATCTTCCAGAGTCTGGTGATCGACCATCACACAATAAGGTGTTCCGATCGCATCCTGGCGGCGGTAACGTTTTCCGGGAGTATCTTTTTCGTCGTATTGGCAGTTGAAATCAAAACGCAGATCCTCGAAGATCTCTCTTGCGATCTCCGGCAATCCGTCTCTCTTGATCAATGGCATGATTGCCACTTTATACGGAGCCAGTTGCGCAGGTAAACTCAATACCACGCGCTCGGAACCATCTTCCAGTTTTTCGTTCTTGTAGGAAGCGCTCATTACAGCCAGGAACATGCGGTCCAAACCTACGGACGTTTCCACCACGTAAGGAACATAATTCTGGTTCAATTCCGGGTCGAAATACTGCATTTTTTTTCCGGAGAACTGCTCGTGTTGCTTCAAATCGAAATCCGTACGGGAGTGAATTCCTTCCAATTCTTTGAATCCCATCGGGAAGTCGAATTCGATATCGCTGGCCGCGTTTGCGTAATGGGCCAATTTAATGTGATCGTGCTCACGGTAATACTGTTCGCCCAATCCAAGCGCTTTGTGCCATTTCAAACGTGCTTCCTTCCAATGGTTGTACCACTGCATTTCTTCTCCAGGACGCACAAAGAACTGCATTTCCATTTGTTCGAATTCTCGCATGCGGAAAATGAACTGGCGTGCAACGATCTCATTTCTGAATGCTTTACCGATCTGTGCAATCCCGAAAGGAATTTTCATACGGCCGCTTTTCTGAACATTCAGGAAGTTCACGAAAATACCCTGCGCCGTTTCCGGACGTAAATAAATCGTGGAAGCATCTCCTGCAACAGAACCCAATTCGGTAGAGAACATCAGGTTGAACTGACGCACTTCCGTCCAGTTTCTGGAGCCACTGATCGGACAAACGATTTCCAGGTCCTCGATCAGCTTTTTCACTCCTTCCAGGTCATTGTTCTCCAAAGTCACACGCATGCGGTCTTCAATCTCTTTGATCTTTTCCTCGTTGCGCAATACATTCGGATTGGTAGCGCGGAACTGAGCTTCATCGAAAGCCTCTGCAAATTTCTTCGCAGCTTTATCCACTTCCTTAGTGATCTTTTGACGGATCTTTTCGATATGCTCTTCGATCAATACATCCGCGCGGTATCTCTTTTTGGAATCTTTGTTGTCGATCAACGGATCATTGAATGCATCCACGTGCCCGGAAGCTTTCCAGGTGGTAGGATGCATGAAGATTGCGGCGTCAATTCCCACGATATTATCATTCATCTGTACCATGGATTTCCACCAGTACTGTTTGATATTGTTCTTCAATTCCGAGCCCAGCTGACCGTAATCATATGTTGCAGCCAAACCGTCGTAAATTTCAGATGAAGGGAAAACGAATCCGTATTCCTTCGCGTGAGAAATAACTTCCTTTAATAAATCTTCTTTCTGTTCCATGGGCGCAAATTTAGATGGAATAGTTCAAAGAAGGTTCAATGGGTTCAAAAAAAGTAGGGGCGGAAAATTTTCCACCCCTACTTTCTATATTTTCTAAAGACTTTGAAAACTAATCTTCCTTGATAAATGAAGTAAAATCAGACCAATCTTCGACCCTAAAAGCTCTGATGTCCCGAACTGAATTTTTAAACCAAGGTGTATTTTTCAACGCATTGACCGCTCTCAGCAAATTTGCCATGTCATTTTTGGTTGACAAATAAACGCTTCCTTGTCCACGATAGAAATCATATTTTTCTAAAATAGTCGCGATTTCATAGTAAGCATTATTATAAGGATCTCTATAATGCTCCTTTAAATCGGAAATAAGCATGTCAAAACTGATAGCAAACACTCTTAACTCTTCTTAAAGTATTTCTTCTCTCCGAAAAATATTCTACCCTGAGAATCTTTTATAGCGATTTCATCCCCTAAAAACGGATTTTTAAAGATCTTAATGATGACTCCTTCAACCCATTCTTCCAAACCACTCAGTAAAGGGCTCACTTTTGCCTTTTCTTTTACTGTGAATTTTTCCTCGCTCATCTTTTAATTTTTAATCCTTTCTCAAATTTACGTAAAAATCTGGATTCAAACAGGTTATAAATCAGTTGATACGTTACTTTTTAGAACTGCAAACGAAATCCGTTGTCGGGATTCCAGCTTTTTTGATTGCCCCGAATCCGCCGGCAATATCGATCAGGTTTTTGAAGCCTTTTTGCTTCAGTAACGAAATGGCGATCACGCTACGGTAACCTCCGGCACAATGCACGTAATACGGATTGTTCGGTTTCAGGTCACCCAGGTCATCCAGCATGAAATCCAAAGCCACATGTTCTGCATTTTCCAAATGCTCCGCTTCGTATTCTCCCGGTTTGCGAACATCCAGGATAGGCAATGAATCAATTCTATCTGCAATACTTTCAGCTGTTACGGATTCGATCGTTTCAACCGGTTCTCCGGCTTCTGTCCACGCTTTCATTCCGCCTTCCAGGTATCCGACACAATTATCGTAACCGACACGCGCCAAACGGGTCACTGTTTCTTCTTCTTTTCCTTCCGGAACAACCAATACAATCGGCTGGTTGATGTTTTCAATCAGTGCTCCGACCCACATGGCAAACGTTCCGTTCAAACCGATAAACAAGCTGTTCGGAATTGCTCCTTTGATGTATTCATCCTGGTTGCGAACATCCAGTACCAATACGTTTTCATCCATCAGTCTTTTCACTTCGGCTACGCTCAATGCGGTATTCCCTTTCGAGATCACTTCGTCAATCGAATCGTACCCGTTCTTATTCATTAAAGCATTCTTCGGGAAATACTGAGGCGGAGGCAAAATTCCTTCCGTTACTTCCTTGATGAACTCGTCACGAGTCATATCAGCACGCAACGCATAGTTGGTCTGTTTTTGCTCGCCCAGCGTTCCAACTGTTTCGGAACTCATGTTCTTTCCGCAGGAACTTCCGGCTCCATGTCCGGGATAAACCGTTATTGAATCCGGTAAAACCATGATGCGGTTTCTCAGGGAATCAAACAGCATTCCTGCCAGTTCGTTCTGTGTCAGATCTCCCTTAATTGCCAGGTCAGGACGGCCCACATCACCTAAGAACAACGTATCTCCTGTAAAGATCGCCTTTTCTTTCCCCGATTCATCGATCAGTAAATAAGTAACCGATTCCGGCGTGTGGCCCGGAGTATGCAATACTTTAATTGTTGCTTTCCCGATTTTAAATTCCTGGTTATCTTCTGCGATAATGCTTTCGAAATTTGTTTTTGCTGTAGGACCGTAAACGATCTGTGCTCCCGTGCGTTTTGCAAGGTCTACGTGCCCGGAAACGAAATCCGCATGGAAATGCGTTTCAAAGATGTATTTGATCGATCCGTTCCATTCTTTTGCCAGGTCCAGGTAAGGCTGAACCTCTCTCAACGGATCAATAACTGCTATTTCTCCTTCGCTCTCAATGAAATATGCCGCTTCGGCTAAACATTTGGTGTATAATTGTTCTACGCGCATGTGTGTGTATTTTTGTAAAACAAATTTCGGGATTTTTTCGACGCAAAAAATGACTTTGCTCATAAGAATTCAAAATGATGAATTCAGCATTCAAAAGTTAGCATTCCCATTTTTATGTTTTGCAATTTGAATTTTGCATTCGTTTTGGACTGATTTTTGATTTTTCGGATGCAGTTCGCAAAATTGCGCTATTTTTAAACCCAAATAATTAACTATGAAAAAAGGATTTCAATACATTTCAGCTTTGGTGCTTTTATGTATGACTACCACTTCCCTTTTGGCTCAGAAAGTTGAGTTGCCAAAAGATGCACAGCCTGGTATTTACGCCGCATTTGTAACCACGAAAGGAAACATCATTGTAAAATTAGAGGAAGAGAAAACCCCTATGACCGTTGCCAATTTTGTTGGTTTGGCTGAAGGGAACCTGACTCTTTTCGATTCCATTAAAATTACCAAACCATTCTACGACGGGTTGAAATTTCACCGCGTGATCAAGGATTTCATGATCCAGGGTGGAGATCCGCAGGGAACAGGAATGGGTGGACCGGGATACAAGTTCTTCGATGAAACAACTCCCGAACTGACTCACAGCGGGCCTGGAATCCTTTCCATGGCAAACAGCGGACCGGCTACAAACGGAAGCCAATTCTTCATTACTCACAAGGAAACTCCGTGGTTGAACGGAAAACACACGGTTTTCGGTCACGTAGTGGAAGGACAGGATGTGGTGAATAAAATCGAACAAAACGACGTGATGACGAAAGTTATCATTATTCGCAACGGGAAAGCAGCAAAGGCATGGAACGCAACGGAAGCTTTCAAAGCAGCTTATGCAAAAGCGAAAGCAGCAGAGGAAGTGAAAAAAGCGGAACAGGCAAAATTGGATGCTCTTGAAAAAGAACGTGTAGCGAAAATTGCTGGCATGTCGGAAGCAGAATACCGCGTTTATTTATTGAACGAGATCCGCAAAACATACCCGGCTGCACAACAGACTGAATCCGGGTTGGTGTATGTGATCCAAAAAGAAGGAAACGGTGAAAAAGCAAAAAAAGGCGACCAGGTTTCCACGCATTACACAGGAACTTTCTTAAACGGAACAAAATTCGATTCTTCCCGCGATCGCAACCAGCCATTGGATTTCACGCACAACGTGGGACAAATGATCGCAGGTTACGACGAAGCGATCTCTATTTTAAGCAAAGGCGGAAGAGGAATTTTCGTAATCCCTTATTTCAAAGCATACGGAGCTCAGGGAAGACCTGGAGCAATTCCGGCTTATTCGGATCTAGTATTCGATATCGAGTTATTGAACATCATTCCAGGTCCGGACCCAATGAAAAAAGAAGTGAAGTAATTCCTTTAAAATAAGCATATAAAAAATAAGTAGGGGTGTAAAATTTTACACCCCTACTTGTTTTATTTAATTTTATCCGTTCTTTTTGGTTTCACATGGATTCCCGCACAAAAACGGGCATAACTATACCAGGTTTCAAATACCCGGTCACTCGCATGATAATCAGTTACCGTCAACCCTAATTCAGGTCTCAGCAATAAATCAATCCGTTCCGAAAGAGAAATTCTTCCCCCGAAACTAATTGCAGGTGTAAAGACGACCCCGGAGGAATAGGGTACAAATTGGGAATATTTACCCATTTCTGATTTACCGGAACCAATTCCAACATATGCTCCCATTTCAAAAAACCGCTTATTTTTCTTCCCCGTGGAAAACCGGATCATTGCCGGAATGGTAACAAAGACGCAATGGTTATCACCATGGTAATACGAAAGATTCTGAGAAGCTCGCAAGGTATGAAAGTAATTGATTTCCACTCCTGTTTTAATACCAAAGGTATTTGTATCCCGGAAAATGACATTCCCTCCTATGCCTCCGCCAAAAAATGAGGCCCCGATGCCTTCAATCAGCGGATGATTCCCGGAAAGATGGAATTCAGAACCAATGTTTCTTTGTGCCAGGGTTCCAAAAGGAATGAAAATAAGTATGATGAAGCATGTTCTCATGATTTAAATTTTTAGATGGAAGTTAAAACCGGATTTTACGGATGGAGCGGCTCAATTTTAATCACTCCGTTTTTTGCCGGCTTTTTGGGTCTTGGTTTCAAATGAATCCCTGCGCAAAAACGGGCATAAAAATACGATGTTCCAAATGAAATGGGATAGGGATCAAACTCAGTAACCGTAAATGCAAACTCAGGCTTCAAAAAGAGGTCCATACGTTCTGAAAACGAAAACCTGCCTCCCAGACCAAGTGCCGGGGTAATTACCAAACCGGGAAAATAATCTTCATACCTGTACGAACCGTAGAACGTGTAGTAATCAGTCCTGGTTTCACCGTAACCGATTCCCAAATAAACTCCCGATTCTACGAACAGTTTACTCTTTTCTCCAAAAGTAAACCGGACCATTGCCGGAACAGAAATAACGCCGTACTGATGATGGGCATTTTTTCCTTTAAAAGCATTGGCTTCCCAGGTGTGAAAAAAGTTACCTTCTATACCCGTTTTAAAGTTGACCCGTTTGGTTTCTCTAAAGAGAATGTTCGCGCCAACTCCTGCTCCGAAGAACGTCCTTTCCCCACTCAAAGGTTGATTCACAGAGCCGTGAAACTCAAAACCCGGAACCTGCGTTTGGGATGCGAAAGGAATTAGAATCAATAAGATTAAGGCGGTTTTCATGATTTAGATGGATTTAGTTAGCTCTTATTTTTTACCAGGCCCCTTCCGGTAATAACGGAAATAATCCACTTCCATAGCCTGCGGGAAATTATCGCTTGCATTCGGGTCGTTGTTGTTTCCGTGTTGGATTCCCAGGTTGAAACGCACCTGCATTTGTTCCGTAAACGGCCAGGATTCGTTGACTTTGTATTGCTGTCCTTCCACGATCGTGTTACAGTCCGTAGGCACGCCATTCTTCGAATTATAGCGATACAATGCATGCACCAACTCTCCGTCGATCATCCAGAGGATCTTGTAATAGTCCCATTCCACGGCATAAATGTGGTAATCAGCGCTGAAATCGGTTTTGGAGTTGCCCCAGTTTCCGTAACATGGGTACATATCGTCGGCACATTGCGAACTGCTGCGATTGATGCTGTCACCGTGAATGGTAAAATGCGGATTCTTCGACAAACGGCTTTTCTTATACCTGCCGGCACAAGTGTATTCGTTCCAGAATTCGAAAATGTCTATTTCATAGTTGTGTTTTCCGTTCTCCCCGTTGAACAGCCAGAAAGCGGGCCACAGACCTTTTCCTTTGGGAATTTTGATCCGCGCTTCGTATTTCCCGTAGCCAAACATGCGCTGCGATTCAATCCAGGCAGAAGAATACAGGAACGAAGAGGAATCTCTTCCCGGAGGATTTTTCGACCAGTCCACGACATAGCTTCCCTGGATCGGTGTTGCTTCTTTGCGTGCAATCAGCTTCAGGATCCCATTCTCGGTAACAATATTGTTCGAAAGCGGAATTTTCGGATGCGTATTCGTATTCGCATACCATACTTTGGAACCATCCTTCTCAAAATTAAAACCCGCCAGAACTCCCTGATAAGGAAGAATCCATTCCCTGGATTTCAATTCCTTTCCGTCAAAGTTGTCTTCGTATTCCAATACCCACTCCTGGTCGTTGCAGGAAATCACTTCTTTCTTCGTGATTTTGGCATAGGTATCGTCGAAACATTGGGAAAAGGTGTTTTTTCCAGCTAAAAGAGCCGTAAATACCAATAAGTTGACCGGTTTAAGCAGTTTCATTCTTTCAGTTTAATTCTATTTTATGAAGATAAAACGAATTATCGAATCCTTAAGGGATAATGCAAAAAACAAAAAAGGTTGGATACTTTAGCATCCAACCTTTTCATTCTAAATACAACTATTCATAAACCTCTATTTTCGCTTAGGTTTCAGATGGATTCCGGCGCAAAGGCGTGCATAAAAATAACGCTCTTTGATTTCTTCATACATCACAAAGGCACACTCAGGTTTTAACAACAAATCTATCCGTTCTGAAAGTGGAAATCTTCCCCCGATTCCCAGTGTAGGTGTAAATGCCAATCCCGGGAAATAACTTTCGTGTTTAATTCCATTAAACTTGGCATTACTCAACGGGTCATAGAAAGAATAATCGGATCTCATTTCACCTCCCAGCGTTATTCCCAAATATCCGCCAA encodes:
- a CDS encoding glycine--tRNA ligase; this translates as MEQKEDLLKEVISHAKEYGFVFPSSEIYDGLAATYDYGQLGSELKNNIKQYWWKSMVQMNDNIVGIDAAIFMHPTTWKASGHVDAFNDPLIDNKDSKKRYRADVLIEEHIEKIRQKITKEVDKAAKKFAEAFDEAQFRATNPNVLRNEEKIKEIEDRMRVTLENNDLEGVKKLIEDLEIVCPISGSRNWTEVRQFNLMFSTELGSVAGDASTIYLRPETAQGIFVNFLNVQKSGRMKIPFGIAQIGKAFRNEIVARQFIFRMREFEQMEMQFFVRPGEEMQWYNHWKEARLKWHKALGLGEQYYREHDHIKLAHYANAASDIEFDFPMGFKELEGIHSRTDFDLKQHEQFSGKKMQYFDPELNQNYVPYVVETSVGLDRMFLAVMSASYKNEKLEDGSERVVLSLPAQLAPYKVAIMPLIKRDGLPEIAREIFEDLRFDFNCQYDEKDTPGKRYRRQDAIGTPYCVMVDHQTLEDNTVTIRDRDTMEQERIAISELRAKIDEKVSWRNLLAK
- a CDS encoding virulence protein, whose protein sequence is MFAISFDMLISDLKEHYRDPYNNAYYEIATILEKYDFYRGQGSVYLSTKNDMANLLRAVNALKNTPWFKNSVRDIRAFRVEDWSDFTSFIKED
- a CDS encoding MBL fold metallo-hydrolase — protein: MRVEQLYTKCLAEAAYFIESEGEIAVIDPLREVQPYLDLAKEWNGSIKYIFETHFHADFVSGHVDLAKRTGAQIVYGPTAKTNFESIIAEDNQEFKIGKATIKVLHTPGHTPESVTYLLIDESGKEKAIFTGDTLFLGDVGRPDLAIKGDLTQNELAGMLFDSLRNRIMVLPDSITVYPGHGAGSSCGKNMSSETVGTLGEQKQTNYALRADMTRDEFIKEVTEGILPPPQYFPKNALMNKNGYDSIDEVISKGNTALSVAEVKRLMDENVLVLDVRNQDEYIKGAIPNSLFIGLNGTFAMWVGALIENINQPIVLVVPEGKEEETVTRLARVGYDNCVGYLEGGMKAWTEAGEPVETIESVTAESIADRIDSLPILDVRKPGEYEAEHLENAEHVALDFMLDDLGDLKPNNPYYVHCAGGYRSVIAISLLKQKGFKNLIDIAGGFGAIKKAGIPTTDFVCSSKK
- a CDS encoding peptidylprolyl isomerase, with the protein product MKKGFQYISALVLLCMTTTSLLAQKVELPKDAQPGIYAAFVTTKGNIIVKLEEEKTPMTVANFVGLAEGNLTLFDSIKITKPFYDGLKFHRVIKDFMIQGGDPQGTGMGGPGYKFFDETTPELTHSGPGILSMANSGPATNGSQFFITHKETPWLNGKHTVFGHVVEGQDVVNKIEQNDVMTKVIIIRNGKAAKAWNATEAFKAAYAKAKAAEEVKKAEQAKLDALEKERVAKIAGMSEAEYRVYLLNEIRKTYPAAQQTESGLVYVIQKEGNGEKAKKGDQVSTHYTGTFLNGTKFDSSRDRNQPLDFTHNVGQMIAGYDEAISILSKGGRGIFVIPYFKAYGAQGRPGAIPAYSDLVFDIELLNIIPGPDPMKKEVK
- a CDS encoding glycoside hydrolase family 16 protein, with the translated sequence MKLLKPVNLLVFTALLAGKNTFSQCFDDTYAKITKKEVISCNDQEWVLEYEDNFDGKELKSREWILPYQGVLAGFNFEKDGSKVWYANTNTHPKIPLSNNIVTENGILKLIARKEATPIQGSYVVDWSKNPPGRDSSSFLYSSAWIESQRMFGYGKYEARIKIPKGKGLWPAFWLFNGENGKHNYEIDIFEFWNEYTCAGRYKKSRLSKNPHFTIHGDSINRSSSQCADDMYPCYGNWGNSKTDFSADYHIYAVEWDYYKILWMIDGELVHALYRYNSKNGVPTDCNTIVEGQQYKVNESWPFTEQMQVRFNLGIQHGNNNDPNASDNFPQAMEVDYFRYYRKGPGKK